In Aciduliprofundum sp. MAR08-339, a single window of DNA contains:
- a CDS encoding 4Fe-4S dicluster domain-containing protein, with protein sequence MKYTIKEDPHNDERVKEIIEISGENIFACYQCGRCSSGCPMAEFMDVLPNQVFMFLQEGDVDTLLNAKSPWICAACFTCTVRCPVGLDLAAVMEAIRELQLRKNYDYVDPYKVEERDELPPIALVSNFRKFTP encoded by the coding sequence ATGAAATACACGATAAAGGAAGACCCCCACAATGACGAAAGGGTCAAGGAAATTATAGAGATAAGCGGTGAAAATATTTTCGCCTGCTATCAATGTGGCCGTTGTTCTTCTGGATGTCCCATGGCGGAGTTCATGGATGTGCTGCCCAACCAGGTGTTTATGTTTTTGCAGGAGGGAGATGTGGATACCCTGTTGAATGCCAAGAGTCCCTGGATATGCGCCGCGTGCTTCACCTGCACCGTGCGTTGTCCTGTGGGGCTTGATCTTGCGGCTGTGATGGAAGCGATACGCGAGTTACAACTCAGGAAAAATTACGATTACGTGGATCCCTACAAGGTGGAAGAGCGCGATGAACTTCCGCCAATCGCACTGGTGAGCAACTTCAGAAAATTCACGCCTTGA